TTAATAAGAATAAATATGAATTAATAAACTTGATTATTATAATCATAATCTTTATTAACAATTAAATATAATAATAATTATGGGTACATGTGAGCTTTGTGGGAAAATTGTAGACACGACTACAACTGTTAAAGTTGCTGGTTCTAATATGCAAGCTTGTGGCAAGTGTAAAGCGCTTGGTTCTGAGGTTAATAGGGAAAGTCCAGCATCTCTTTCCCATTCATTTAGGAAGAGAACAAAAGAAGGAAGTGTTGAAATGGAAGTTATTTCTAATTATGCTCCAGTTATTAATTCTGCACTTGCAAAGAAAGGTTTAAATATACATCAATTGGCTAGGATGTTAAATATTAAAGAGAGTACTTTGAATAAATATTTTACAGGAAAGATCAAACCTGATGTTACTGTAGCTAGAAGACTTGAAACTTTTTTTGAAATTACAATATTAGAATACAGAGAAGCTCAAGATTTAGGTGATGTAATGGTAAATGAGGAATTAGACAATAAACCTATGAGTCTAGGTGATATGATTAAGAAACAAATGGAGAATAAGAAATAAATAATGGCTTTTGATTTAATTACAATTATAAATTACCAGGTTGGTTTGAATGAAGTTTGGAGATATCTAGTTTTTTTAATAGCTCTATTAATGACATATCCTTTAGGAAAACTTATCATATATATTTTACAAAATTATTTAAAGAAATGGGCTACCAAAACTGCTTTTAAACTTGATGATATATTTTTCAACAGTATTAATCCTTCAATTACGATGTTTGTATTTGCAGGACTATTTTATTTTGGTTCTAGTGTTTTAAATCAAGGTCAATATGCACCAGTCTTCACAAAAGCATTCAATTTTTTCATTATAGTTCCTCTAGTTTATTTCTTAATTAAGTTTTCAACAGAGATGATTGGATTTTATTTGAAAAGCGATAAGAAAAGAATCAATGAAGCAGGAATTGATTTGCTTATGCAAATTGTAAGAATTACATTATTTTTAATTGGTATATTGTTAGTACTTGGAAATTTGGGATATAATGTTTCAGCAGGATTAGCAGGACTAGGTGTAGGAGGTTTGGCATTTGCTCTTGCAGCTCAAGATATTCTAAAAAACTTCTTTGCAGGAGTCTCTTTAGTATTTGATAAAACTTTCAATAAAGGAGAGAGAATTCAATTTCAAGGAGTTACTGGAAAGATTGAAGAGTTAAAATTAAGATCTACAAAGGTTCGAACTTATGATGGAACTTTAATGACTATTCCTAATGCAATGCTTGCTGATAATATGGTTGAGAATGTAACAAAAGTTCCAAAAGTTAAAGTTAAAATGACAATTGGAGTTGAGTATTCAACTTCTGCAACTAAATTAGAAGAAGCTAAAAAGATTATTCAAGAAGCAATTGACTCAAATGAATATGCAGATGCTGGAAATCATGATGTTTGGTTTGATAACTTTGGAGCATACTCATTAGATCTTCAAGTAATCTATTATGGAAAACTAACTATGGATGATTGGAGTAAAAGAGTACAATTCAAAGATGAAATTAATTTTGCAATTAAGAAAGGATTTGAAAAAGCAAAAATCAGTATGGCATTCCCAACTCAAACAATTGAGTTGAAAAAATAAAATAAAAATATTTATAAACTCCATATCATTATTTTATATATTCAAGCTCCTGTAGTACAATGGCTAGTATCCCGGCCTTCCAAGCCGGTGATCTGGGTTCGAATCCCAGCAGGTGCACTCAAATACGAGATTTGGTGAATAGGGAGTAGAAATTTGCGAAACCTTCCGAATCTTAATTTTAAATAATTCTGAACAAAATGTCAACTTTGAAAGTTTACTATTTTAGAAAATTGAATTTTTACTTAGAATAATAATAATACTATCAATAGAGATAGAATAAATATATTTAGATTTTTTTATTATATCTTAAAATGATGACTCCTTCTTTTAGTGTAGATTCTTCTAGGTGTAATTTTATTGTAAGATTATTTTCTAAAAATAATTTCCTACCACTTCCTAAAATAATTGGAATAATGCCTAGAATATATTCATCTATAATATTTGCTTTAATAAATGAATCCGTTAATCTTGCTCCACCATATAACCAAATATCTTTGCCTTCTCCTTTTTTTAATTCTAATATCTTATTACAAATATCTTTTGATATAAATTTAACATCTTTAAGTTTTGATTTCAATTGTTTAGATGTTGCAACATATACTTTTTTACCATTGAACATTCTAATTGATTCTTCAGGAATATCTTAATATGCTTTTCTCCCCATAACTACAATATCAATAGAATCGAAAAAAATTTCAAAATTAAATTGATTTTTTGTATCATGACTTTTATCTGAATCTCTAACTATCCAATCAAAGCTCCCATCTTCTCTTGAAATATAACCATCTAAACTAATAGCTAAATTTAAAATTATTTTTCTTTTTGTCATATATAAACAATAAAAATCACAATTAAATTAATTATTGTTTGTTCTAGAAAAATATTAAGCCCTCTGGCCGGGATTTGAACCCGGGTCACAGCCTTGAGAGGGCTGCATGATTGGCCGAACTACACTACCAGAGGATTACTTATACTTTATAAGAATTATAAGAGGTTTTTAAAGATTTTGATTGAAAATTACCTAAAATAAGAATGAATTAATTCATATATCTTTCCTTTTAATTTGAAACAAGTATTTATATCATTTTCAAGATTTTTCTGATAAAACCTATCTAAATATACTTTTTTTAAAAAAGGACTTCCTTTTACAAAGGGAATTTTATCTAGATAATTTTTATTAACTGTATTTTTATATTCCATCTTATTTCTAAATTCCCATTTTCCAATTTGTGTTTTGATTTTATTATTGTTTTTATCTAAAAATTCAACATCTTTCATATCTCTTACAACTAAATATAGTTCAAATTCCATTGAACCATAATCTGATTCAGGAAGATTTTTTTTGAATTTCCATTTAAATTCGAATTCTTTTGCCCACCCTCTCTCAACGACAACATGTTCAACTTCAAACATATCTGAATTTCTATTTATTCGCTCTTTATTATCTACCCATTCTCCTGCTTTTACTAAATAATCTCCATCAGGACTCCATACATCAGTGAATTTTAAATTTACAAGTAAGTCATGAAGATCATTGTAAAATTTTTTAATATCTACTTTTTTTGAAAAAACTTCTGTTGCAGGTTTAAATAACAGACTTTTTTTATCTCCTAGAACTTCATTAATTATATTAGTAGTAGTAGTCCCACCCCTTAAATAATTGTCATCACCCATATATCTATAATTTAAACAAGAAAAGAAGTTTTTAAATCTTTCTTTTCATTAAATAAGAAAATTTAAAGATTTTTATCAATCATTATATCATTTGGTTTAACATAACTTAGAAGAATTCTTAAATTTTTTAGAAATAACTCAATGTCCTCTAATTTAGTTTCAATTGAAGAATTTGGTTGAGTTATTTGCTTTTCTAATTTTGAATTTATATTTTTTAGCTCAATTGAAATTAATTCAATATTAGAGTCAGACGAATGATCTAGCATATCTTTCATAGATTCAACAAGTCCTGAGAGTGATCCTATCATCCCCTCTAATCTATCATCTAGGCTCTGAGTTTTAGTTACAAGATTATCTAATGTTGATTTATTTAAATCTTTTATATCATCTAAATGGTTAATTATTGTTTCTCGTTCTTTTTTTGATTCTTCATTTATTACTTGAATTATTTGAGAAAGAAGTTTTGTATCTGGTTGAGCTTGTTTTTGAGGAACGAGAGTTTTTTGTTTTAAGAGATCATTTTCTTTTTTCAATTTAGAATTTTCTTCCTTTAAATCTCTAATTGAACTCTTTGCTACTAACTCATATTCGTCATCCATATGATATTTAAAGTTAATTTTAATATATTAATTTATCACTACTTGAAAATGTTAGACAATAAAATTAATTGAAATTAATTAAATTTAAGATATGTTAGATCAAATCATGTTAATTATAGGTATTTCGGGAGTTTTAGTTATTGCTCTAAATTTTATTTTAGAGGCAACAAATAGATTAGGAAAAGACCATAAAAGTTTTGCTTTACTTAATGTTTATGGGTCCAGTGCACTTTTCATATATTCTTTATATGAAAAAGTTTGGTTATTTGTAGTTTTGAATGGATTTTTAATATTTGTTGGATTTTATGGAATTTATCAAGTTTTTAGAAATAAAAAGAAATAAATTTATTTTTCATATATCTCAATTAATTTTTTATTTACACTAGAATACTTCTCATTAAACTTAGCAATAATCTCATTTATTCTTACAGTATCAAATTTACCATTAGGTTTAAAAAAATCAATTATGTCATGAGCTGCATGAATGTTACCCAAATTATCCTTTTCAAATTCAATAGCATTTTCAGTATGTACGAGACTATTTCTCATATTGTTTAGAAAGTATAGGTCATCAAATAATTCTCTTGCGATTTTGCCTTCAAGCCACTTCTTTTCATTGTTTATATGTCTAAACAACTTTAGTTTTGAATTAAAACTAATTATTGAGTTATTGAATAGAATTTGATGATAGAATTGTTCTTGAGTTTTTTGAGGTTTGAGGTGTTTTATTAGGATTTGTTTTAGATAAAATTCTACTTGATTAAACTTTAAAATAATTTCACCAATTAATTGTTCTTTTTTTTCCATGTGTTAGATTAAGAAGTCTTTATTTAATAAGTTAACTAACTCTATAAATCATTATAGCTAACTAATTGAATATTGTTTTTATCTAATTTGGGAACTAAATATTTAATTTTTTCAATGTCTAACTCTCTTTTCTCATTTAAACTTGATTTGCAATTTTCATCATATGTGCCTGGATGAAATAAAATTTCATATATCTCATCTTCTTGCATTGATTTTATCATTTCATCTAAATCCTCAAAAGATGAGTCAGTCCCGTTGAAAAGTTTGTTTGTAGTTTTCACATCTTTTAATTTATTGGTCATAGTTCTACAAGGCAAATTATTCTCTTTACAAAAATTTGAGATTACTAAGATTTCTTCATCCGATTTTTTTGGTTTATGAATATCTATGTGAGATGGATTAAATGAGAATATGTCTGAAAAATGATTATATTGGATTGCGATTTCTTTTTCAAAATTTTCATTTTTAAATTCTAAATGAAGACCAATACTCAAATTATACTTTTCTTTTAATTCAATTATTTTTTTAATTTGCTCTTCTTGTTCATCACTTACCCAATTTACCATAACAGTTGTTGAAGTAACAAGATTGTTTTCAATTAAATTTAGAATAGATTCGTTAAATATCACACTATATCCAAAATCATCCGCATTAATAATTATTCTTTTCATATAAATATTAGTTTAAAATATGAACCTTATAAATATTTCTAAAATTTAAAATAATAGAGGAGGGAGGGATACGAGAAATTTTTCTTCGAAATAATTTCTGGACAATTTGAACAATAATAAAAATTCGGGAAATTTTTAAACAAATTGAATAATTCAATTAGGTTCAAATAGTTTGAACCTTCAATCACAATTTATAGAAAATAGGTGAGGGAGGGATTTGAACCCTCGATCACAGGGTTGCAGCCTATTGCCTTAACCACTTGGCCACCCCACCACAAGTAAATATTAATTATATTTGTTTTATAAAGGTTTCTTACAAAGAAACTTCCGAAGAAATCTCTGATTTGTGACTGAAATTTTCCTATATTAAAAATTAGATAATTTGCCTGTAATTGAGTCTATTTTATCCTCATTTTCTGGACCAATTGCAAGACAAGTTGGAGTTCCAGGAGCAATTTCTGTTCTTCCTGCATCAGTTATTAGAGCAGTTGTTAGTCCAAAATCTTTTGCTTCTTGAAGGTATTTGTATAATTCTTTTTCAGATTCAATCTTTAGAGTAATTTTTTTCATACCCGAATTTCTCCACTTTGAAACCATTCTATCGTCTGAACGAAGTGTTGCTTCAACTGCTGCATGAGCTGCTTGAGCTGCAATTTTACCTTTAGACATTCCTAAGTCTTTTCGAATTAGAATTACTTGTTTTAATTCAGACATAGAATTGGTGGTTTTTAATAGTTTAAAAAGTTTGGTCAAAAATTTAAAAAACATTTTTTCGAAGCAATTTAATTTTTAAATAGTTCATTCACTAAGTTTGGAACAATTTAATTCTGGAAAAATTAAATAGTTTTATAAAAGTAAATTCATATATAATTTTATGGTACAGTCACAATTAAAAATTGTTCGGGACCATTTTAAATATTAAAATTAAAAATGGTACTTGACAATTTAGGTGGGTCTTTGAAAGATACACTATCTAAGATTAGGAATTCTTTAACAGTTGATAGAAATTTAGTTGAAGAAATTCTAAAAGAGATTCAAAAAGCTCTTTTGAGCTCTGATGTTAATGTTAGGTTAGTTCTTGAAGTTACAAAAAGAATTCGTGAAAGAGCAATTAATGAGAGAAATGAGAATCTTACGAAAAAAGAACAACTTATTACAATTATTTATGAAGAATTGTCTGCTTTTTTGGGAGATGGAAAAGAATTTGAATTGCGTGAAAAACAAAATAGAATTTTACTTGTTGGCTTGTATGGTCAAGGAAAGACTACTACTTCAGGAAAATTAGGAAATTATTTTAAAAATAGAACAAAAAAAGTTGCACTTATTTCAACAGATACATGGAGACCTGCAGCATATGACCAATTAAAACAACTTGGAGATAAAATTGAGATTCAAGTTTTTGGAGATAAAACTGCTAAGAAACCGGAAGAAATTTATAAAAAATTCAAAAAAGAATTAGATAAATTTGAGATAGTAATCATTGATAGTGCTGGAAGAGATAGTTTGAATAAAGAACTTGTAGATGAAATTACTGACTTGAATAAAATAGTTGACCCAACAGATACATTTTTAGTTATGGGTGCAGATGTTGGACAGACTGCACAAAGACAAGCTGAAGCGTTTAAAGATAATTTGAATGTGACAGGAGTTATCATTACTAAGATGGATGGAACTGGTAAAGGTGGAGGCGCCCTTAGTGCTTGTTCTATTGTTGAAGCTCCAGTAAGATTTATTGGTGTTGGTGAAAAAACTGAAGATTTTGAAAGATTTAATTCTGAGAAATTTGTATCCCAACTTTTAGGCATGGGTGATATTGATACTCTTCTTGAAAAAGCAAAACTTGCAATTGATGAAGATAAAGCTAGAGGCATGGCCGATCGTATGATGAAAGGAAATTTTGACCTTGATGATTTATACGAGCAAATGGGTGCTATGAAGAAAATGGGTTCTATGTCTAAAATTATGGGAATGATGCCCGGAATGGGAGGTTTGAAGATTGATAAATCACAGATGGAAAATCAAGAGTCTAAGATGAAAAAATGGAAATTTATTATGGATTCAATGACTAAATATGAAAAAAGAAATCCTGAAGTAATTGAACTTTCAAGAATCAAAAGAATTGCTCAAGGTTCAGGAACTCAAGTTTCAGATTTAAGAGAACTCCTAAAACATTTTAAACAGACTAAAAAAATGATGACTATGTTAAAAGATCCTGGTTCAATGCCCGATATGGATAATATGAATCCTCAAGAAATTATGAAAATGATGAAAAAATCAGGCATGAAAGATTTTAAAAAATTAGGTAAAAAAAAATAGTGAATACTCTAATTAGATAAACAAACTTTAAAAACAAATAAGATTTAAAAATAATATAAAATGAATGATGTAGAAGATAATCCGAATAATCCTACGATTCTTTCTGGAGAAAAATTGAATGTAAGGCACCACTTCATTATTAAATATAAAACTGAGGAAGATAGAATCAAATTTATCGAAAAAGTTTTAAAACTTATCAAAGATCATGAGATTAGAGATTATTTTATTGAAGAAAAAAAAGCTTTTATGAAAAATAGAATATTATATAATCATAAAACTCTGATTAATGGTAATGAATTTAGTTTTTCCCAAATAGATCAAGAATTTTGTAAATATTTGAACTAAAATAAATTTTTAATAATTTTCTTCCACAATATTATTTCCTTTGAAAAATTAATCATGAATAATGTTGCAATTCCCCATAGAACAAGTAACCATATTGGAATTCCAAAATAATTAGGCTTTGAATATGTCCATGCTCCATATGAAATTGCAATTATTTCTGAGATTGCTCCCATTAAACCACAAATAAAAAATATTAGAATCATATCTTTATCTTTCATTAAAAACAATATTAGAAATGCATAGAATATTAATAGAACTAATACTAGATTTGGGTTATTCCATAAAAAAGCAACTGTTAAAAGAGTCATAACTGATAGAGTATTTGTCAGAAAAGATTTTAGATATTCATTCATACAATTTTTAAAAATCTAATATTTATAAAAGTTCTTTAAATTCTTGAATATTTTCTACCAAATAATCTGGATTAAATTTTTCAAGTAATTTTTTAGAGTTATAACCCCAACTAACACTTATACATTTTACTCCTGCAGCTTTGGATGCTTCAATATCTCTAATCTCATCTCCAACATAATATACTTCTTCTTTATTTAGATTATTTTCATCAATTATTTTTTGAATGTGTTTTGCTTTTCCAAATAAAGAGGATTTGTAGTATTGTTTGTCAAAGAAATCTAATTTCTCTTTTTTGAATATTTTTTCAACAAATTCTTTGTTGTTAGAAGTTAAAATGTATAGTTTATGATTTTTACTTTTTAGATGTTCGAATAAAGTTTTTATTCTTTCAAAAGGTTTTACTTCGGAGTCCCTTTTATTAAAATCTCGTTTTATTTTCCAAACAATATATAATATCTGTAATTTATTAAGTTTAAATTCTTTGATTATATCATGCAAGGATTTATTTTCTATCAAATTGTATAGTCCTTTTTTACTCACTTCAATTCCAGATTTATTTGCATTTAAATATAGACAATCAATTAATAAATCTAAACTGTTAAGTATTGTTCCATCTACATCAAATATTAGAGTTTTACTCATTTTTGAACTCCAATAAAAAAATGTCTTTGATATTTATTACAGGTTTTGAATGTCTTAATATGTCATCTTGACCAATTCTAGGACAAGCAGTATTTACCCAACATTCTACGAATGGGAAATTTTCCATTTCACTATCCAAGAAATTATCTGAAACAAAATAATAAAATTCTTTATCTTTGTATTGGTCTTTTAATTTTAAAGCTGATTCTTTGTATTCTTGTCCCCATTTTGATGAAACAAAAACTCCGATAATGTTTGAAGTATAAAATTTTAAAAGATTTCCTTTTTTCTTTTTTAAGTATTTTTCAATATGAGTTTTATCTATTACTTCAATTAATTCTTGAACTATATTTAAAATAATTACTGGCTTGATTTTATCCTGATTTTCTTGAGCTAGTAGAATTGCATTTGGATGAAAATATCCATCACCAATATATACAAATCCATCAACTTTTGAAATGTCTAAATTTAAATTGTCTACATAGGAATCACACCCTAGAATTTGTCCTTTAAATTCTGCTCTATGAGGTTTAGTAATTATTATATTGTATCCTTCTTTTTCTAAAAGAGATTTTACTATTTCTAATTTTGGAATAAATTGAATTGCGCAGTATATAGCAATTGTTTTTTTTTCACCAAGTGTTTCTTTTAATTTTTTAGTAAAATCTTGTGGTATTATGAAGTCTATTCCAAAATTTGCATTTAATAATTTTATTTTCATTTTTGGACCACCTCCAAAAATGAAGAAATTTGTTCCAAATTTCTTAACAATCCAATACTAAGTATTTTGCCTTGTTTCATTCTTTACCACATCTCCTTTTTCTTAATGTATACAGCATGACCCCATTGAACACATAAGTCAAAACCCA
This window of the Candidatus Woesearchaeota archaeon genome carries:
- a CDS encoding signal recognition particle receptor subunit alpha; the encoded protein is MVLDNLGGSLKDTLSKIRNSLTVDRNLVEEILKEIQKALLSSDVNVRLVLEVTKRIRERAINERNENLTKKEQLITIIYEELSAFLGDGKEFELREKQNRILLVGLYGQGKTTTSGKLGNYFKNRTKKVALISTDTWRPAAYDQLKQLGDKIEIQVFGDKTAKKPEEIYKKFKKELDKFEIVIIDSAGRDSLNKELVDEITDLNKIVDPTDTFLVMGADVGQTAQRQAEAFKDNLNVTGVIITKMDGTGKGGGALSACSIVEAPVRFIGVGEKTEDFERFNSEKFVSQLLGMGDIDTLLEKAKLAIDEDKARGMADRMMKGNFDLDDLYEQMGAMKKMGSMSKIMGMMPGMGGLKIDKSQMENQESKMKKWKFIMDSMTKYEKRNPEVIELSRIKRIAQGSGTQVSDLRELLKHFKQTKKMMTMLKDPGSMPDMDNMNPQEIMKMMKKSGMKDFKKLGKKK
- a CDS encoding multiprotein-bridging factor 1 family protein: MGTCELCGKIVDTTTTVKVAGSNMQACGKCKALGSEVNRESPASLSHSFRKRTKEGSVEMEVISNYAPVINSALAKKGLNIHQLARMLNIKESTLNKYFTGKIKPDVTVARRLETFFEITILEYREAQDLGDVMVNEELDNKPMSLGDMIKKQMENKK
- a CDS encoding ChbG/HpnK family deacetylase gives rise to the protein MKRIIINADDFGYSVIFNESILNLIENNLVTSTTVMVNWVSDEQEEQIKKIIELKEKYNLSIGLHLEFKNENFEKEIAIQYNHFSDIFSFNPSHIDIHKPKKSDEEILVISNFCKENNLPCRTMTNKLKDVKTTNKLFNGTDSSFEDLDEMIKSMQEDEIYEILFHPGTYDENCKSSLNEKRELDIEKIKYLVPKLDKNNIQLVSYNDL
- the pth2 gene encoding peptidyl-tRNA hydrolase Pth2, yielding MSELKQVILIRKDLGMSKGKIAAQAAHAAVEATLRSDDRMVSKWRNSGMKKITLKIESEKELYKYLQEAKDFGLTTALITDAGRTEIAPGTPTCLAIGPENEDKIDSITGKLSNF
- a CDS encoding diphthamide synthesis protein; the protein is MKIKLLNANFGIDFIIPQDFTKKLKETLGEKKTIAIYCAIQFIPKLEIVKSLLEKEGYNIIITKPHRAEFKGQILGCDSYVDNLNLDISKVDGFVYIGDGYFHPNAILLAQENQDKIKPVIILNIVQELIEVIDKTHIEKYLKKKKGNLLKFYTSNIIGVFVSSKWGQEYKESALKLKDQYKDKEFYYFVSDNFLDSEMENFPFVECWVNTACPRIGQDDILRHSKPVINIKDIFLLEFKNE
- a CDS encoding DUF2878 family protein, which gives rise to MNEYLKSFLTNTLSVMTLLTVAFLWNNPNLVLVLLIFYAFLILFLMKDKDMILIFFICGLMGAISEIIAISYGAWTYSKPNYFGIPIWLLVLWGIATLFMINFSKEIILWKKIIKNLF
- a CDS encoding HAD-IA family hydrolase, with product MSKTLIFDVDGTILNSLDLLIDCLYLNANKSGIEVSKKGLYNLIENKSLHDIIKEFKLNKLQILYIVWKIKRDFNKRDSEVKPFERIKTLFEHLKSKNHKLYILTSNNKEFVEKIFKKEKLDFFDKQYYKSSLFGKAKHIQKIIDENNLNKEEVYYVGDEIRDIEASKAAGVKCISVSWGYNSKKLLEKFNPDYLVENIQEFKELL
- a CDS encoding mechanosensitive ion channel family protein, with the translated sequence MAFDLITIINYQVGLNEVWRYLVFLIALLMTYPLGKLIIYILQNYLKKWATKTAFKLDDIFFNSINPSITMFVFAGLFYFGSSVLNQGQYAPVFTKAFNFFIIVPLVYFLIKFSTEMIGFYLKSDKKRINEAGIDLLMQIVRITLFLIGILLVLGNLGYNVSAGLAGLGVGGLAFALAAQDILKNFFAGVSLVFDKTFNKGERIQFQGVTGKIEELKLRSTKVRTYDGTLMTIPNAMLADNMVENVTKVPKVKVKMTIGVEYSTSATKLEEAKKIIQEAIDSNEYADAGNHDVWFDNFGAYSLDLQVIYYGKLTMDDWSKRVQFKDEINFAIKKGFEKAKISMAFPTQTIELKK